In Aliamphritea ceti, a single window of DNA contains:
- the gbdR gene encoding choline metabolism transcriptional regulator GbdR, with protein sequence MTSVVMRHPFKETKEQTRVGFLLLDNFTMIALASAVEPLRMANQLSGEELYSWHMISENGEQVRASDGLCFTPDASISHAPDIDILIVAGGVNITRSYRPKQISWIQAQARRGIVVGGICTGPYALAHAGLLDDHECSAHWECIAALQERYPKVRCNNRLFTIDQKRMTSSGGNTPMDMFLHLVALQHGAKLSSAVSDMFVCDRIRSEFDQQRIPLRQLHNNGQPKPKLVDIIELMEANLEEPIELDELARFVDVSRRQLERMFHKYLNCSPSRYYLKLRLDRARQLLKQSSMSIVEIASACGFVSTPHFSRCYRKHIGISPRDERKRVWGKGQETVMGDPSADEQLIARAARSSSALSEAQAEPSFGSVAL encoded by the coding sequence ATGACTTCAGTTGTTATGCGACACCCTTTTAAAGAAACAAAAGAACAGACCCGTGTGGGCTTTCTGCTGCTGGATAATTTCACCATGATCGCTCTGGCTTCAGCGGTAGAACCGTTGCGTATGGCCAATCAGCTATCAGGTGAAGAATTATACAGCTGGCATATGATTTCTGAGAATGGTGAACAGGTTCGCGCCAGCGATGGGCTGTGTTTTACACCTGATGCAAGCATCAGTCATGCACCTGATATTGATATTCTGATCGTTGCCGGTGGGGTTAACATTACCCGCAGTTACCGGCCTAAGCAGATCAGTTGGATACAAGCTCAGGCACGTCGCGGAATCGTTGTCGGCGGTATCTGTACCGGTCCGTATGCGCTCGCGCACGCAGGCCTGCTGGACGACCATGAATGCAGTGCCCACTGGGAATGCATAGCCGCTCTTCAGGAGCGTTATCCAAAGGTACGCTGTAACAACCGTCTGTTTACCATTGATCAGAAGCGAATGACGTCTTCAGGTGGAAATACTCCAATGGATATGTTTCTGCACCTGGTTGCCTTACAGCATGGAGCTAAGCTTTCCAGTGCGGTATCAGATATGTTTGTCTGTGACCGGATACGCAGTGAATTTGATCAGCAGCGTATACCTCTGCGTCAGCTGCATAACAATGGCCAGCCTAAACCTAAGCTAGTTGATATTATTGAACTGATGGAAGCCAATCTGGAAGAACCTATTGAACTGGATGAGCTGGCACGTTTTGTTGATGTGTCCCGCCGTCAGTTAGAGCGGATGTTCCATAAGTATCTGAACTGCTCACCGTCGCGTTATTATCTCAAACTGCGATTAGACAGGGCACGACAGTTACTTAAGCAATCCAGTATGTCGATTGTCGAAATTGCCAGTGCTTGTGGCTTCGTATCCACACCGCATTTCAGTCGCTGTTACCGTAAACATATTGGTATTTCACCGCGTGATGAGCGAAAACGGGTATGGGGTAAAGGTCAGGAAACTGTGATGGGGGATCCGTCTGCCGATGAGCAACTGATCGCCAGAGCCGCACGCTCGTCATCAGCGTTATCTGAGGCGCAGGCCGAACCAAGTTTTGGCTCTGTAGCTCTGTAA
- a CDS encoding BCCT family transporter has translation MNDNSKSSQGSGTEYDSDYEIGQSNVQMIGMDVHNPVFAISAVSILFFIIFALIFPADANEMLTGARSWSIQTFDWLFMIGGNVFVLFCIALIFLPVGKVRLGGKSAKTDFSTISWLSMLFAAGMGIGLMFYSVAEPVAYYTDWWGTPLNAAPNTPEGASAAMGATMFHWGLHPWAIYGVVALALCFFTYNKGLPLTIRSAFYPILGDRVWGPVGHVIDIVAVLATIFGLATSLGLGASQAAGGLNFLFGIDNNISTQIGIIVAVSAIAIFSVVRGLDGGVKLLSNINMSIAFALLMFVIFAGSVTAFLTNFFGILGSYAENIVPLSNWIGREDEKFFHGWTVFYWAWWISWSPFVGMFIARISKGRTVREFMLAVLVVPTLVSAVWMAAFGGSALDQIQANVGELSNGLGDVSLAMFQMLENLPLTEITSLLAIILVLVFFITSSDSGSLVIDSITAGGKVDAPVPQRLFWAVLQGVIAGVLLYGGGSEALTALQAGAVTVGLPFTVVLLCMCFSLYKGLKDEPR, from the coding sequence ATGAACGATAACTCTAAAAGCTCGCAAGGCTCTGGTACAGAATACGATTCTGATTACGAGATAGGGCAAAGCAATGTCCAGATGATAGGCATGGATGTCCATAATCCGGTATTTGCGATTAGTGCAGTATCCATTCTGTTTTTCATTATTTTCGCGCTTATTTTTCCAGCCGATGCTAATGAGATGCTGACTGGTGCACGTTCATGGTCAATTCAAACGTTCGACTGGTTGTTTATGATCGGTGGAAACGTATTTGTATTGTTCTGTATCGCGTTAATTTTCCTGCCTGTTGGCAAGGTAAGACTTGGTGGTAAATCAGCTAAAACTGATTTCAGTACCATTTCCTGGTTATCTATGTTGTTTGCTGCCGGCATGGGCATCGGTCTGATGTTCTATAGTGTTGCTGAGCCTGTTGCTTACTACACCGACTGGTGGGGTACTCCATTAAATGCAGCACCGAATACACCAGAAGGTGCGTCTGCTGCTATGGGTGCAACTATGTTCCACTGGGGTTTGCACCCTTGGGCGATTTACGGCGTAGTTGCTCTGGCTCTTTGTTTCTTCACTTACAACAAAGGCCTGCCGCTGACCATCCGCTCTGCGTTTTATCCAATTCTGGGTGATCGTGTGTGGGGACCTGTTGGTCACGTTATCGATATCGTTGCGGTACTGGCGACTATCTTTGGTTTGGCTACTTCTCTGGGTCTTGGCGCAAGTCAGGCTGCAGGTGGTCTTAACTTCCTGTTTGGTATTGATAACAATATTTCAACTCAGATCGGCATTATCGTTGCTGTTAGTGCGATTGCTATCTTCTCGGTTGTTCGTGGCCTGGATGGCGGTGTTAAGCTGCTGAGTAACATTAACATGTCCATCGCATTTGCGTTGTTGATGTTTGTTATTTTTGCTGGCTCTGTTACTGCATTCCTGACTAACTTCTTCGGAATCCTGGGAAGCTATGCAGAAAACATCGTACCTTTGAGTAACTGGATCGGCCGTGAAGATGAAAAGTTCTTCCATGGCTGGACTGTGTTCTACTGGGCTTGGTGGATCTCCTGGTCACCATTCGTGGGTATGTTCATTGCGCGTATCTCGAAGGGCCGTACTGTACGTGAATTCATGCTTGCAGTGCTGGTTGTCCCTACGCTGGTTTCAGCAGTGTGGATGGCCGCATTTGGCGGCAGCGCTTTGGATCAGATTCAGGCTAATGTTGGTGAACTGTCTAACGGTTTAGGTGATGTTTCACTGGCAATGTTCCAGATGCTTGAGAATCTGCCTCTGACAGAAATCACTTCTTTACTGGCAATTATCCTGGTTCTGGTGTTCTTCATTACATCTTCTGATTCTGGCTCGCTGGTAATCGATTCGATTACTGCAGGCGGTAAAGTCGATGCGCCTGTACCACAGCGTTTGTTCTGGGCTGTGCTGCAAGGTGTTATCGCTGGCGTTCTGCTATATGGCGGTGGCTCTGAAGCTCTGACTGCATTGCAGGCAGGTGCGGTAACTGTTGGTCTGCCATTTACTGTGGTTCTGTTGTGCATGTGTTTCAGCCTGTATAAAGGTCTGAAAGACGAGCCTCGTTAA
- a CDS encoding MFS transporter, translating into MRATILPLTALFLSCFILYLGNGLINVFLPIRMELESFDANSIGMVLSLYSVGALLGALYSKELIKRAGHIRMFAGCVALGTLSVLICSLYTDPILWGAMRVFIGFCNASAATAMESWLSGSSDKQTRGKVLGVYNAVVLGGLFLGQFLLNAADPTGTVLFVITGILLCTAIIPMVLSRNKGPIVEDVTSMSIADLYRASPLGVVSCLASGIIYQAIFNMLPIFANDFGIVDFQLSLFMGAAIFGAFVLQFPVGYLSDKFDRRTVLMYLLMISSGVGVLISVFAPLGQIWIAYLGAAITCGIIACTYPLSVSQTFDTLKQNQMVAASGKLIVIFSIGGIMGPYVASMTMATFGSTALFYFLGIIQFCLAGFVAYRMTVSKALPIDQQESFVMQGTSSSVAVELDPRTEYKESVMPMSKEAKTAVAIAEVDPAAAVKMARAIAMSNPTKGTEVAAAVADVQGIDVLRLYEVMKEVVPYQILQITRAIVTAKPELAYELVTKLAETHPNQVVSIAAEIGRALPDIRVEMARVAAEAAPESVTQVAEYYAQVLADELEATRPADMVDDTSAQDAADIASELWDAAPEQAMDVAVAMVDAVPESAVSVTEGFMANTLPDEDEAADISEAQKIVDAEISDAAQSDAVELVTRLAEVAPEQAVDMAVAAVEAMPDSAADVAAGVAASMANNQSADSEAGDDQLTSDDQSSDEHASDDQSSDEQTANEAAVELVQRINEVAPDDAAVDVAVAVVEAMPESAADVAAEVASDMASQQEDEAELATEDQPDASQADTAAVTNAESVTETSEADAQDVTGDTAEEDETPAGDNDAAVELVQRINEVAPDTAVDVAVAVVEALPDAAADVAAGVAADISAHHEEAAEQSLTAESGTADIADSTQQDNDPETTDDEDTETVSEAAVELVQRISEAAPENTADVAAAVVEVLPESASDVVDAISEGIESVDGEWMQSIDDAPEQSTETEQQTDKPAS; encoded by the coding sequence GTGCGCGCAACCATTCTGCCATTAACAGCCTTATTTCTAAGCTGTTTCATTTTGTATCTTGGAAATGGACTGATAAACGTCTTTTTGCCGATACGTATGGAGCTGGAAAGCTTTGATGCCAACTCCATAGGTATGGTGTTGTCGTTATATTCTGTCGGTGCCTTACTGGGAGCGCTGTATAGCAAGGAGCTTATCAAACGGGCAGGGCACATCCGTATGTTCGCCGGTTGTGTGGCACTGGGTACCCTGAGCGTTCTGATTTGCAGCCTGTACACAGATCCAATTCTGTGGGGAGCGATGCGGGTCTTTATTGGTTTTTGTAATGCTTCAGCCGCTACAGCAATGGAGAGCTGGTTAAGTGGTAGCTCTGATAAGCAAACCCGCGGTAAAGTGCTTGGGGTTTATAACGCAGTTGTACTGGGTGGCCTGTTTCTGGGGCAGTTCCTGTTAAATGCGGCAGACCCTACCGGCACTGTACTCTTTGTTATTACCGGTATATTGCTCTGTACAGCGATCATTCCTATGGTACTGAGCCGCAATAAAGGTCCGATAGTTGAAGATGTTACTTCGATGTCGATTGCTGACCTGTATCGGGCATCGCCTCTGGGTGTTGTGAGTTGTTTGGCATCCGGCATTATCTATCAGGCAATTTTTAACATGTTGCCGATATTTGCTAATGATTTTGGCATCGTCGATTTTCAGCTTTCATTGTTCATGGGAGCTGCAATTTTTGGTGCATTTGTGCTGCAGTTTCCGGTCGGTTACCTGTCGGATAAATTCGATCGTCGTACCGTACTGATGTACTTACTCATGATTTCATCCGGTGTAGGTGTACTTATTTCTGTGTTTGCACCATTAGGTCAGATCTGGATTGCATATCTGGGCGCTGCTATTACTTGCGGCATTATCGCCTGTACTTATCCGCTAAGTGTTTCTCAAACATTCGATACCCTTAAGCAGAATCAGATGGTTGCGGCTTCAGGTAAGCTGATTGTTATCTTCTCAATAGGCGGAATCATGGGGCCTTATGTAGCCTCGATGACAATGGCTACTTTTGGCAGCACGGCACTGTTTTACTTCCTTGGCATCATACAGTTCTGTCTTGCGGGGTTTGTTGCTTACCGTATGACGGTCAGTAAAGCGCTGCCGATTGATCAGCAGGAAAGCTTTGTTATGCAGGGTACAAGCAGCAGTGTGGCAGTAGAGCTTGATCCACGTACTGAATACAAAGAATCCGTTATGCCAATGAGTAAGGAGGCTAAGACAGCTGTTGCCATTGCTGAGGTTGACCCGGCAGCTGCTGTGAAAATGGCCCGTGCCATTGCTATGTCTAACCCAACAAAAGGTACTGAAGTGGCAGCTGCAGTCGCAGACGTACAGGGCATTGATGTACTGCGTTTATACGAAGTCATGAAAGAAGTTGTGCCTTATCAGATTCTTCAGATTACCCGGGCCATTGTTACAGCCAAGCCAGAACTGGCATATGAGCTTGTTACTAAACTGGCTGAAACCCATCCTAATCAGGTGGTGTCTATCGCCGCTGAGATTGGCAGGGCTCTACCGGATATTCGGGTAGAAATGGCGCGAGTAGCCGCAGAAGCAGCGCCAGAGTCAGTCACCCAGGTTGCTGAATACTACGCACAAGTACTCGCTGATGAGCTGGAAGCGACCCGACCTGCAGATATGGTAGATGACACCAGTGCTCAGGATGCAGCTGATATTGCCAGTGAGCTGTGGGACGCAGCACCTGAACAGGCAATGGATGTTGCTGTCGCCATGGTTGATGCAGTACCTGAATCTGCTGTTTCGGTTACAGAAGGTTTTATGGCGAATACCTTACCTGATGAAGACGAAGCTGCTGATATATCTGAAGCACAAAAGATTGTTGATGCTGAAATCTCAGATGCAGCACAAAGCGATGCCGTTGAACTTGTTACCCGACTGGCTGAAGTAGCGCCTGAACAAGCCGTTGATATGGCGGTTGCAGCGGTAGAAGCAATGCCAGATAGCGCTGCTGATGTCGCCGCTGGTGTCGCAGCCAGTATGGCGAATAACCAGTCTGCTGACAGTGAAGCAGGAGATGACCAGTTAACCTCTGATGATCAAAGCAGTGATGAACACGCCAGTGATGATCAAAGCAGTGATGAACAAACAGCTAATGAAGCGGCCGTTGAACTGGTGCAGCGTATTAATGAAGTTGCGCCTGATGACGCAGCTGTTGATGTTGCTGTTGCGGTTGTTGAAGCAATGCCTGAGTCAGCGGCAGACGTTGCTGCTGAAGTTGCATCTGATATGGCTAGCCAACAGGAAGATGAGGCTGAGCTGGCTACAGAAGATCAGCCAGATGCATCGCAGGCTGATACTGCAGCAGTGACTAACGCTGAATCAGTCACTGAAACATCTGAAGCTGATGCTCAGGATGTTACTGGTGATACAGCTGAAGAAGACGAAACTCCAGCTGGTGATAACGATGCTGCGGTAGAACTGGTACAGCGAATTAATGAAGTTGCACCGGATACTGCAGTTGATGTTGCTGTGGCAGTGGTTGAAGCGTTACCGGATGCCGCTGCAGATGTTGCCGCCGGTGTAGCAGCAGATATATCTGCGCATCATGAAGAGGCAGCTGAACAGTCTTTGACAGCTGAATCAGGCACAGCAGATATTGCTGACTCGACACAACAGGACAATGATCCAGAAACGACAGATGATGAAGACACTGAAACAGTCAGCGAGGCAGCTGTTGAACTGGTACAGCGTATCTCTGAAGCAGCGCCTGAAAATACCGCTGATGTAGCAGCTGCTGTTGTCGAAGTGTTACCTGAGTCTGCTTCAGATGTCGTCGACGCTATCAGTGAAGGTATTGAATCAGTAGACGGAGAATGGATGCAAAGCATTGATGATGCTCCTGAACAGTCGACTGAAACAGAACAACAGACAGATAAGCCTGCATCATAA
- a CDS encoding 5-carboxymethyl-2-hydroxymuconate Delta-isomerase, which yields MPHCILECSQDILQRCNQQELMQHCFDAALSSELFTADDIKVRVITLDAQRVGEIDHSQLHIQLKILDGRSVEQRKDLSLRVMTGVHLYLKDSGLTKVSLSVEVTDIERASYSKIIF from the coding sequence ATGCCTCATTGCATATTGGAATGCAGCCAGGACATTTTGCAGCGCTGTAACCAGCAAGAACTGATGCAGCATTGCTTTGATGCTGCACTATCCAGTGAATTGTTTACTGCTGACGATATTAAAGTTCGCGTCATCACGCTGGACGCTCAGCGAGTAGGAGAAATCGATCACTCTCAGTTGCATATCCAACTCAAAATTCTTGATGGCCGTAGCGTAGAGCAGCGTAAAGACCTTTCTCTGCGTGTAATGACTGGGGTTCACCTGTATCTGAAAGACTCCGGGCTTACAAAAGTATCACTTAGCGTTGAAGTGACAGACATCGAACGCGCCAGCTATAGCAAAATCATATTCTGA
- a CDS encoding carboxymuconolactone decarboxylase family protein, whose translation MSDLTTLLNTIPEIQDQLTLFTDAASATAALSSENRDWVLWASLHAMRDKPLIEWAKKQYPEPLEAVKRGVLIASSRMAVTNPYFMASNIQPLQAGGSLEDLSMRPFSELQVQNTCGYHYACIAISVVNGGFVCYNSHLHSLRQEGESDTAIDQALRMVASLSSIRQSIFNADWLI comes from the coding sequence ATGTCAGATTTAACTACTTTGCTGAATACAATTCCGGAAATACAGGATCAGCTAACACTGTTTACTGATGCAGCCAGTGCTACTGCCGCACTCAGCTCAGAAAACCGGGATTGGGTGCTTTGGGCAAGTTTGCATGCTATGCGGGATAAGCCGCTAATAGAATGGGCGAAAAAACAATATCCGGAACCTTTGGAAGCGGTGAAGCGCGGCGTATTAATTGCCAGCAGCAGAATGGCAGTAACCAATCCATACTTTATGGCAAGTAATATACAGCCGCTGCAGGCCGGTGGTAGCCTGGAAGATCTTTCTATGCGCCCGTTCAGTGAACTGCAGGTTCAGAACACCTGTGGCTATCATTATGCCTGTATTGCTATTTCAGTCGTGAATGGCGGCTTTGTCTGCTACAACAGTCACTTGCATAGTCTGCGTCAGGAAGGCGAGAGTGATACAGCGATTGATCAGGCGTTAAGAATGGTGGCATCGCTGAGCAGCATACGACAATCAATATTCAATGCCGACTGGTTAATCTAA
- a CDS encoding LysR family transcriptional regulator, protein MNPHPPLHWLRTFAYAAQHKSFTKSAQSMNLTQAAVSKQMRALEQALNQPLFNREAHGISLTELGERYLVEVQAALSTLDGATEDLFGLRQRGVLQLRVNISFAHWVLSQRLSGLYERLPDLQMEMTHTVWDVNREPVGGDIDIRYGIGPWKGFSAMRLTRDELFPATGKNIQNPQDLPLINVLGYRSGWQWYAKQTGQPELLKRQQRSVDNSIIAYQMAAQGLGIVLARSSFMEHELASASLQDLDLPRCPTEEGFFALCSSSAQLPPSGREVWRWLADQFEDI, encoded by the coding sequence ATGAACCCGCATCCCCCCTTACATTGGCTACGCACCTTTGCTTATGCCGCTCAGCATAAGAGTTTTACTAAGTCGGCTCAGTCAATGAATCTTACTCAGGCGGCAGTCAGCAAGCAGATGCGGGCACTTGAGCAGGCACTCAATCAGCCGTTATTTAATCGTGAGGCGCATGGCATCAGTCTTACTGAGCTGGGTGAACGCTATCTGGTTGAAGTACAGGCGGCACTCAGTACGTTGGATGGTGCCACTGAAGATCTGTTTGGCCTACGCCAGCGGGGCGTACTGCAGCTACGGGTTAATATCAGCTTTGCTCACTGGGTACTGAGTCAGCGACTTTCAGGCTTATATGAGCGTCTGCCAGATTTACAGATGGAAATGACCCATACGGTATGGGATGTGAACCGCGAACCAGTGGGCGGCGATATTGATATTCGTTATGGTATTGGCCCCTGGAAAGGATTCAGTGCAATGCGACTTACCCGTGATGAACTCTTTCCTGCTACCGGTAAAAACATTCAGAATCCTCAGGATCTGCCACTTATTAATGTGCTGGGATATCGCTCTGGCTGGCAATGGTACGCAAAACAGACCGGACAGCCGGAGTTATTAAAACGTCAGCAACGTTCTGTCGATAATTCAATTATTGCTTATCAGATGGCGGCACAGGGGTTAGGCATTGTGCTGGCGCGCAGCAGTTTTATGGAACACGAATTAGCCAGTGCTTCATTGCAGGATTTAGACTTACCCCGCTGCCCTACTGAAGAAGGATTTTTTGCCTTATGCTCAAGCAGTGCTCAGCTCCCCCCGTCTGGCCGTGAAGTATGGCGCTGGCTGGCAGACCAGTTTGAAGATATTTAA
- a CDS encoding CreA family protein, whose translation MRFLNPLPVVTGALLGGLLSASSLHAEEIGSVDTVFKMFGANHKIVIEAFDDPRIPGVTCHLSRAKTGGISGSLGLAEDTSDASIACRQVGPITLPADLNNGERVFKQKTSILFKSMQVVRFLDQKRNVLIYLVYSDKLVEGSPKNSISSVPIRPW comes from the coding sequence ATGCGATTTCTAAACCCTTTACCTGTGGTAACAGGTGCACTGCTAGGTGGATTATTATCTGCTTCAAGCCTTCATGCTGAAGAAATTGGCAGCGTAGATACTGTTTTCAAAATGTTTGGCGCCAATCACAAAATTGTCATTGAAGCTTTTGATGACCCAAGAATACCAGGCGTAACCTGCCACTTAAGCAGGGCCAAAACAGGTGGCATAAGCGGCAGCTTAGGCCTGGCTGAAGACACATCCGATGCATCAATCGCTTGCCGGCAGGTTGGACCAATAACGTTGCCAGCTGATCTGAACAATGGTGAGAGGGTATTTAAGCAGAAAACGTCAATCCTGTTTAAGAGCATGCAGGTAGTGCGTTTTCTGGACCAGAAACGTAACGTGCTTATTTATCTGGTGTATTCAGATAAATTAGTGGAAGGCTCGCCTAAAAACAGTATTTCAAGTGTGCCTATCCGTCCCTGGTAA
- a CDS encoding alkaline phosphatase family protein, with translation MIKNVLLITADQWRGACFSALNHPVVKTPNLDRLAQEGVMFTQHYSQATPCSPSRASIHTGMYQHNHRVCRNGTPLDQRFTNIALEARKQGFKPVLFGYTDTALDPDTLAAGSPEFRSYETVLPGYDTEELLIEKPDNWFAWLAKQGVAVPAIEDFHSIYKPQKNAADFDRGASYGTPCYTADQTETAFLRERAEEYITQQASNPWFIHLSWIKPHPPFVAPEPYNSMYDPADVDMPLRQSNIEQEKQQHPYLNFYLNNMQNLNRYWNVMDGKGLGPDMSEKDLRQLRATYYGLISEVDAQFGKLYTFLSEQDLLGNTLIVFCSDHGEQLGDHYLSDKQGFFDQSYHIPLIIRVPGTEWDAARGQQITQFTENIDIMPTILDMLGSAIPLQCDGYSLRPFLERQFFEGNSDMSWRSAAHWEHDYRDILLGDPESKLGLNLDECSLAVIRDNDYKYVHFNQLPPLLFDMQADPAELNNLADNPEYTQITLKYAQKMLSWRMSSNERTLTGWHYHADGPSYRPDDKRGNLKR, from the coding sequence GTGATTAAAAATGTCTTACTGATTACCGCTGACCAATGGCGTGGCGCCTGTTTTTCTGCATTAAACCATCCGGTTGTGAAGACGCCAAATTTAGACCGGTTAGCGCAGGAAGGCGTGATGTTTACTCAACACTATTCACAGGCGACCCCTTGTAGCCCTTCCAGAGCATCGATCCATACCGGTATGTATCAGCATAATCATCGGGTATGTCGTAACGGAACCCCTCTTGATCAACGCTTTACAAACATAGCATTGGAAGCACGTAAGCAGGGCTTTAAACCCGTGCTGTTTGGTTATACAGATACCGCATTAGATCCGGATACCCTGGCTGCAGGCTCGCCTGAGTTTCGCAGTTATGAAACTGTACTTCCGGGTTACGATACAGAAGAGCTATTAATAGAAAAGCCAGATAACTGGTTTGCCTGGCTGGCGAAGCAAGGAGTGGCTGTACCTGCAATTGAGGACTTTCACAGCATATATAAACCGCAAAAAAATGCCGCTGATTTTGATCGGGGTGCCAGTTACGGTACGCCCTGTTACACCGCCGACCAGACAGAAACTGCATTCCTTCGTGAGCGTGCTGAAGAATATATAACCCAGCAGGCCAGCAATCCCTGGTTTATTCATTTGTCCTGGATTAAGCCTCATCCCCCCTTTGTAGCACCTGAACCTTATAACAGTATGTATGATCCTGCAGATGTTGATATGCCCCTACGGCAATCAAATATTGAGCAGGAGAAGCAGCAGCACCCCTATCTGAACTTCTATCTAAATAACATGCAGAATCTTAATCGTTACTGGAATGTGATGGACGGTAAAGGTCTTGGGCCGGATATGTCGGAGAAAGATTTACGACAGCTTCGTGCTACTTACTACGGTCTGATAAGTGAAGTAGACGCTCAGTTTGGCAAGCTTTATACGTTCCTGTCTGAACAGGATCTACTGGGAAATACGCTGATTGTTTTCTGCAGTGACCACGGTGAACAGCTGGGTGATCATTATCTCTCAGATAAACAGGGCTTTTTTGATCAGTCATATCATATTCCGCTCATCATCAGAGTTCCTGGTACTGAATGGGATGCTGCCCGTGGTCAGCAAATCACTCAGTTCACCGAAAATATCGATATCATGCCGACGATACTGGATATGCTGGGTTCAGCAATACCACTACAATGTGATGGTTATAGTTTACGGCCCTTTCTGGAAAGGCAATTTTTCGAAGGCAATTCTGATATGAGCTGGAGATCTGCTGCTCATTGGGAACATGACTACAGAGATATTTTACTGGGTGATCCTGAATCAAAACTGGGGCTAAACCTGGATGAATGCAGCTTGGCAGTAATTCGTGATAACGATTACAAGTACGTGCATTTTAATCAGTTACCGCCGCTACTCTTTGATATGCAGGCAGATCCGGCCGAGTTGAATAATTTGGCGGATAACCCGGAATATACTCAAATAACACTTAAATACGCCCAGAAGATGCTTAGCTGGCGGATGAGTAGCAACGAGCGAACATTGACTGGCTGGCATTATCACGCTGATGGACCATCTTACCGGCCTGATGATAAACGGGGAAATCTGAAGCGTTAA
- a CDS encoding dimethylsulfoniopropionate demethylase — protein sequence MMPALAVSRRTRSTPFTSRVEAMGVKAYTVYNHMLLPTAFKGVEEDYWHLCEHVQVWDVSCERQVEITGPDAEKLIQLMTPRDLSSARAGQCFYLPICDEKGMLINDPIAIKHSDSHWWLSIADSDVKLLAKGIAIGMQLDVEVCEPEVWPLAVQGPKAEELMTRIFGEHVRDIRFFNYRNLDYRGTKMLVARSGWSKQGGFEIYVNDSEMGGILWDELFSKGEDLQVAPGCPNLIERIESGLLSFGNDMDYGDTPLECGLNKYVSLTADINSLSIDALRNSTPRHQLVGLVCQGQQSFTAMGVYMQELCVGEITSYAWSPRYGVTLAMARCSNVALETDVSLTVNSDAGVQTVVLSRLPFNFNDLGLIAHEANQSKPVSGKPV from the coding sequence ATGATGCCAGCGCTAGCCGTTTCCCGACGTACCCGCAGTACGCCTTTTACCAGCCGTGTCGAAGCTATGGGGGTAAAAGCGTATACCGTTTACAACCATATGCTTTTACCAACAGCCTTTAAGGGTGTTGAAGAAGATTACTGGCACTTATGTGAGCATGTGCAGGTTTGGGATGTATCCTGTGAACGTCAGGTCGAGATAACCGGACCTGACGCAGAAAAGCTGATCCAGCTGATGACTCCCCGTGATCTGAGTAGCGCACGTGCCGGGCAGTGTTTTTATCTGCCTATATGTGATGAGAAAGGCATGCTCATCAATGATCCCATTGCAATTAAGCACAGTGACAGCCACTGGTGGCTTTCTATTGCCGACAGCGACGTCAAGCTATTGGCAAAAGGCATCGCCATTGGTATGCAGCTCGATGTTGAGGTGTGTGAACCGGAAGTATGGCCACTGGCAGTTCAGGGCCCAAAAGCTGAAGAACTAATGACCAGGATATTTGGCGAGCACGTTAGAGATATTCGTTTCTTCAACTATCGTAACCTGGATTACAGGGGCACCAAAATGCTGGTTGCCCGCTCTGGCTGGAGCAAGCAGGGCGGTTTCGAAATCTATGTAAATGACAGCGAAATGGGCGGTATTCTCTGGGATGAATTGTTTTCCAAAGGCGAAGACTTACAGGTAGCACCCGGCTGCCCCAACCTGATCGAACGTATCGAAAGTGGTTTATTGTCTTTTGGTAACGACATGGATTACGGCGATACGCCACTGGAATGCGGACTAAATAAATACGTTAGCCTGACTGCAGACATCAACAGTCTCAGCATAGATGCATTGCGTAACAGTACACCACGCCACCAGTTAGTTGGCCTGGTGTGTCAGGGTCAGCAGAGCTTCACTGCAATGGGTGTTTATATGCAGGAGTTATGCGTGGGTGAAATCACATCTTACGCCTGGTCACCCCGTTATGGGGTCACTCTGGCAATGGCGCGTTGCAGTAATGTTGCACTGGAAACTGACGTGAGCCTAACGGTGAATAGCGATGCCGGTGTTCAGACAGTAGTATTGAGCAGATTGCCATTTAACTTTAATGACTTAGGACTGATTGCTCATGAGGCTAATCAGTCAAAACCAGTTTCAGGGAAGCCAGTTTAA